A window of Falco rusticolus isolate bFalRus1 chromosome 18, bFalRus1.pri, whole genome shotgun sequence genomic DNA:
ATCCCGCGGGAGCCACGCCCAGGGGAGTTCGCGAAGGTGATCGGGCGCCTGATGGAGACCTCGACCGCCCGTGGCGTTGTCCTCTTTGCCAATGAGGATGACATCCGGTAAGACCAGTATAAACCAGTACAGGCCAGTATAACCCAGCACAGGCCGGTATAGACCAGGAACTGGCCCAGAAACACCCCCTCCCAGTGTCACCTGCATGGCCCACGGTGGCTTCACCACCTCTATCAGTCACAAGTGACCAGTAACCCCCAGTAAGGACCAGTAGCTCCCAGTCCCATCCACTTCCTTCCCAGTGCCTCCTCCCAGTAGCTCCCCTAGTGCCTCCCAATCCCCCCAACTcccctcccagtgctcccagtaaCACCTCTCATCCCCCACAGGCGGGTGCTGGAGGCAGCGACCCTGGCCAACCTCTCGGGCCACTTCTCCTGGGTGGGCTCCGACAGCTGGGGGGCCAAGATGGCGCcggtgcaggggctggaggacGCCGCCCATGGCGCCATCACCATCCTCCCCAAGCGCGCCTCCGTCCCCGGTGAGTCTGCCCCACACCACCCTGGGGGTGACCCACCAAACCCAGTGGGTGTGGGGAGGGTCCTGTCACCGTCTCGCCGTGGGGTGCCCCACGGCGCTATGGGGTGCCCCCCTTCCAGGGTTCGACGAGTACTTCACCTCCCGCTCGCTTGAGAACAACCGCCGCAACCTCTGGTTCCATGAGTTCTGGGAGGACGACTTCAACTGCCGCCTGCCCCACGGCGAGCCCCACGGCGACCCCCCGGGGGGCCCTGGCACCCCCACACGCAAGTGCACAGGTAAGCCCCTATAGCACCTGGCTCTGCCCCATAGCTGTGAGTGGCCATGGTGTAGGGCAGCCTATGCTGGCCCCCCGGTGAGTGGGGCACCCATGGGAACTTGACCTCTATGTGGGGGGGTGCCCCTGGCTGCCCACCGCACACCTGTGGGGCAGCCGGCGGGTCCCTGACCCACACGTGTGGGGCAGAGCCTTCCCACCCCACGGAGCACCCTCACCTTACACCCCACCCCACGGGTTCACCCCGGGTGCCCCCCTCTGGCCCTTATAAAATGGGGACCCCTGGGTGCCCCATAACTTAGGGGGCAGCCTTGGGTCCCTGACCCCTAAGTGTGGGGCAGGGCGGGAGCGGATCGGCCGGGACTCGCCGTACgagcaggaggggaaggtgcAGTTCGTCATCGATGCGGTGCTGGCCATGGCCCACGGTCTCCACAGCCTCATGGGGGAGGCCTGCCCGGGGGGCGGCCTCTGCCCCCACATGGACCCCCCCGATGGCCGCCGTCTCCTTGCCCACATCCGCCGCGTTGCCTTCAACGGTACTGGGGGGgactgggaggcactggggacCCTACTGGGATATACTGGGAGCACGGGTTTGCTCTATTGTGGGAGATGCTGGTGCTAGGGGGGTGGTGTCAGTGCGCCTTACTGTGTGTTTGCATTGGGTGTTACTGGTTTATAGTGCTTTATACTGGTTcttactggggttttttttattatttatgctGGTACACAGGCAGTGCAGGGACGCCAGTGAGCTTCAACGAGAACGGTGATGCCCCGGGGCGCTACGACATCTTCCAGTTCCAGGGGGGCAACGGCAGCGGCACCTACCGAGCCGTGGGGCAGTGGGTGCAGGGGCTGCACCTGCGGGTGGGTGCTGGGTCCCCTTGGGTGCCCCCATGGTCAACTGGTGGGACCTCCCTAAACGGTCAACTGGGTGCCCCCACGGGCGCTGGCTCTCTCTCCCCGTGGGCACCCAGCTCCCCTTGTCGGGTGGGGAGCGCTGGTGGGAGGCTCCTGGTGGGCACCCGTGTCCCTCACTCCTGTCCCTGCAGGCCGAGGAGATGGCGTGGGGCTCCAACAGCACGTCCCCACCACCCTCCGTCTGCAGCCTCCCCTGCGGCCCCGGCGAGCGCAAGAAGCCGGTGAAAGGTgtcccctgctgctggcactgcgAGCTCTGCGGCGGCTACCAGTACCGCGCCGACCTCttcacctgcctgccctgcccctccGACCTCCGCCCCACCCCCAACCGCACCGCCTGCCGCCCCACCCCTGTCCTGCGCCTGCGCTGGGGTGACCCCTGGGCCGCTGTCCCCCTGGCTTTGGCCACCCTTGGGTTGATGGCCACCGGTTTCATCTTGGTGACCTTCATCAAGCATCACGAGACGCCCATCGTGAAGGCGTCAGGGCGGGAGCTGAGTTACGTCCTCTTGGCTGGCATTGCTCTGGTCTACGCCATCACCTTCATCATGGTGGCCGAGCCCGGTGTTGGCGTCTGCACCCTACGGAGACTCTTCCTCGGCCTGGGGATGACGCTCACCTACGCCGCGCTCCTCACCAAGACCAACAGGATCTACAGAATCTTCGAGCAGGGTGAGCAGGGAAGGAGCCGTGGGCCAAGGGCATGAGGAAGGGGACAGGAGTCCGGGTCGCCGTCAGGAGGGACGTGGGATGGGGTCCCACCTACCCCTGTGCTCCTCACCAGGACCCACCACATGTCCAAGTGAGGTCCGTTGGGGGCACCGAGAGTTGTGGCAGACCCAGGGCCGCTCCCCAgtgcccctctcctcccctcccccctccaggCAAGCGGTCAGTGACGCCCCCGCGCTTCATCAGCCCCACGTCGCAGCTCCTCATCACCTTCACCCTGAGCGGCctccagctggtggctgtggcCGCGTGGCTGCTGGTCCGCCCCCCTCACGCCCTCATCGACTACGACATGGGCCGGACCCCCGACCCCGAGGATGCCCGCGGGGTCCTGCGCTGTGACATGGCAGAGGGCGGCACCCTGGCGTGCCTGGCGTACGCGCTGCTGCTGATGCTCACCTGCACCGTCTACGCCGTCAAGGCGCGCGGCGTCCCCGAGACCTTCAACGAGGCCAAGCCCATCGGCTTCGCCATGTACACCACCTGCGTCGTCTGGCTGGCCTTCGGCCCCATCTTCTTCGGCGCCGCGCAGTCGGCCGAGAGGGTGAGCAGGTGgcgggggtgggagggggggtcGGGAAGGTGGGATTTTGGGGGGACACACGGGATTTGGGAGGGGTCTGGGTGGACACAGGAGattggggagggggacaggatTTGGGGGGATCCAGGGAGTCTTGAGGGAAACGGGAGATTGGGGAGGTGGGATCTGGGGAGGGACATGGGCAGTGTGGGGGGGCCCCAAGCcgttgcccccccccccccaaccctcacatgacccccccccccgcaagccccccaccccccaaaccccttgtgcaaccccccccaaaccttTGAGCAACCTCTTACATCAGACCCTCGTGTGACCTACCCACCCCCCACGCAACCCTTCGCACAAGACCCTGGTGCAAATCCTTGTGTAAAACCCTCCTGTGaagcacccccccccccccccacccgccTCGTGCACGTGCTGGTGCGAGCCCCCGCGCCAGGTGCACATGCAGACGGCGACGCTGACGGTCTCCATGAGCCTCTCGGCCTCGGTCCCCCTGGGACTGCTCTACGCGCCCAAGGTCTACGTCATCCTGCTGCACCCCGAGCGCAACCagccgcgccgccggggcccgGACCCCCCCCCATAGCCCCCATCCCCCAGTAAAGGCAGATGCACGATGAGACACTGGTGCCTGCTTTTAGTTATTTGTGGGGGCGGGCATCAAGGGGAagaggcggcagcagcagcggcggcagcagctCGGGGTGCAATAAATTTattggaggggagggggggtggctTCCTTTCGGGGTTCACAAGGGTGGGgtgccctccagcagcaccagtcAGTCACTAGGGGGGGCTGCGGGAGACAGGGGGGAGTTGGGGGGGTGGGATTCACCCTCAAGTGCCCCAGAgagcaccccaaaacccactgGGGGGGCCCCAACCCCCCCCCGGGTCCCCCAACCCCCCCCTATAGACCCTTCAGCGTGTCCAGGGCTGCCCTAGGgacagccccctgccccccaaatcccccccaGGAGCCCCCCAAATCCCCTCCAGCCACCCCGCGCCCCCTCACCGGCAGGCAGAGGCGCCCCCTGGGGGCTGTGGTGCAGGtgatgggctgggggggggcgcTCCATCACAGGGgccccccggggcggggggcagcccccagccccccccgtCAGCATCCGGTACAGGCGGCAGCTGGCCTCGGCCCTGCAGCAAGCGACGTCTCAGGCCCCGCCCCTCGGGGCTGACCCCGCCCCCGTCACCACTGGCTCCGCCCCCTCACCTCAGGGCCGCCTCCTGGCAGTGCCGCAGCGCCTCCTGCCGGCTGAGCCGCTCCTGCCGCTGCTCCGCCACGCGCCCCCGCAGCTGCACCGCGACACCTGGGTCCCCCgaaggtggggaaggggggcacCCGCGCTCTGGGGACCCCCCCTGCCCTAGGAACCCCCCCCACCATGGGGACCCCTCACCCCACTGACCCCCCTGCCATGGAACCCCCCACCATGGGGACACCCTGTGGCCCTGGCAACCTgcccctgccctcagcccccccGGGGACACCCCCCTCCCGGGACCCCCCTCAGAcccccagacacacacacacacacacacacccccccagcTCACCTGCTCTCGCCTTTCCAGCGCCTCAcgcagctctgcctccagctcctccttctgcggggcagcacccacaggacccccccagcacccagatCTGCCCCCAAGCACCCGTGGGAtaaacccccccaccccaacaccCTTGGGATCCCCCTACCCCCCCatttccccccatccccccacaAATGCCCACaggccaccccagcacccatccccTCCCAGTACCCCTATCAActccccctgtgcccccccagcacccatccccCCGCCCAGTACCCCTACCCACCCCCTCcgtgccccccccagcacccatccccCCGCCCAGTACCCCTacccccccgtgccccccccagcacccatccccCTCCCAGTACCCCTACCCACCCCCTccgtgcccccccagcacccatccccCCCCCAGTACCCCTatccccccgtgcccccccagcacccatccccCCCCCAGTACCCCGTcccccccaggcaccccccCTTACCTGCTGCAGGCGGGCCTCTAGCGCCCCCTGCAGGCGCTGAAGCAGGCACTGGCCCTTCCGCAGGCGGGTGAGGGCAGAGGGCagtgccccccccagcacctcctcacACTCCGCCTTCAGCTCCCGCCAGCGCTCCCGTGCCTGAGCCAGTGCCCCCGCCTCACCTGCAGGGAGTGGCCTTGTCACCTGCCCCACCGGGCAGCCCCTGGGACCCCAACACCCCCCCGGCCAGCAGGGGGCACCCTTCTCTGCACCCAATTAGGGGAAtcgggacaccccccccccccatccctagagccccccagccagcaggggGCACCCTTCTCAGCACCCCCACAGGGACTCGGGCACTCACAGGGGGCCAAGGGGGCCAGGTGGGGGCCGGGACTCTCGATCAcacccagcagctggcacagcacccgcagctgtgtgagcagcagcttctgcttccGACGGGTGTCCTGGGGGCAGCCGTGGGGCCTTACGGGGCAGTCagggggcagctgtggggggCTACGGGGCAGTTGTGGGTCTCACCACAAGATGCTCAACCAGGACACGGGCCGGGATGTCGCTGTTCTCCTCCTCCAAGGCCAAGGCGGCCTCGAGTGCCGCCAGCGTCCTGGGGACATGCGTGGCCCGTCACAGACACGTGGGGGCCCGGGACCCACTAGGGACACGTGTGGGGACACAGA
This region includes:
- the LOC119158994 gene encoding metabotropic glutamate receptor 6-like isoform X1, yielding MLLLLTLSTLWGQGAAPPSPTQPHAIRLEGDLTLGGLFPVHARGPAGVPCGPVKKEKGIHRLEAMLYALDRVNGDPRVLPNLTLGARILDTCSRDTYALEQALSFVRSLLPPAGGEGMCPDGSAPRRPPPERLVGVIGASASSVSIMVANVLRLFAIPQISYASTAPELSDPGRYEYFSRVVPPDSYQAQAMVAVVRALGWSYVSTLASEGNYGESGVEAFVQSSREAGGLCIAQSIKIPREPRPGEFAKVIGRLMETSTARGVVLFANEDDIRRVLEAATLANLSGHFSWVGSDSWGAKMAPVQGLEDAAHGAITILPKRASVPGFDEYFTSRSLENNRRNLWFHEFWEDDFNCRLPHGEPHGDPPGGPGTPTRKCTGRERIGRDSPYEQEGKVQFVIDAVLAMAHGLHSLMGEACPGGGLCPHMDPPDGRRLLAHIRRVAFNGSAGTPVSFNENGDAPGRYDIFQFQGGNGSGTYRAVGQWVQGLHLRAEEMAWGSNSTSPPPSVCSLPCGPGERKKPVKGVPCCWHCELCGGYQYRADLFTCLPCPSDLRPTPNRTACRPTPVLRLRWGDPWAAVPLALATLGLMATGFILVTFIKHHETPIVKASGRELSYVLLAGIALVYAITFIMVAEPGVGVCTLRRLFLGLGMTLTYAALLTKTNRIYRIFEQGKRSVTPPRFISPTSQLLITFTLSGLQLVAVAAWLLVRPPHALIDYDMGRTPDPEDARGVLRCDMAEGGTLACLAYALLLMLTCTVYAVKARGVPETFNEAKPIGFAMYTTCVVWLAFGPIFFGAAQSAERVHMQTATLTVSMSLSASVPLGLLYAPKVYVILLHPERNQPRRRGPDPPP
- the LOC119158994 gene encoding metabotropic glutamate receptor 6-like isoform X2 produces the protein MLLLLTLSTLWGQGAAPPSPTQPHAIRLEGDLTLGGLFPVHARGPAGVPCGPVKKEKGIHRLEAMLYALDRVNGDPRVLPNLTLGARILDTCSRDTYALEQALSFVRSLLPPAGGEGMCPDGSAPRRPPPERLVGVIGASASSVSIMVANVLRLFAIPQISYASTAPELSDPGRYEYFSRVVPPDSYQAQAMVAVVRALGWSYVSTLASEGNYGESGVEAFVQSSREAGGLCIAQSIKIPREPRPGEFAKVIGRLMETSTARGVVLFANEDDIRRVLEAATLANLSGHFSWVGSDSWGAKMAPVQGLEDAAHGAITILPKRASVPGFDEYFTSRSLENNRRNLWFHEFWEDDFNCRLPHGEPHGDPPGGPGTPTRKCTGRERIGRDSPYEQEGKVQFVIDAVLAMAHGLHSLMGEACPGGGLCPHMDPPDGRRLLAHIRRVAFNGSAGTPVSFNENGDAPGRYDIFQFQGGNGSGTYRAVGQWVQGLHLRAEEMAWGSNSTSPPPSVCSLPCGPGERKKPVKGVPCCWHCELCGGYQYRADLFTCLPCPSDLRPTPNRTACRPTPVLRLRWGDPWAAVPLALATLGLMATGFILVTFIKHHETPIVKASGRELSYVLLAGIALVYAITFIMVAEPGVGVCTLRRLFLGLGMTLTYAALLTKTNRIYRIFEQGKRSVTPPRFISPTSQLLITFTLSGLQLVAVAAWLLVRPPHALIDYDMGRTPDPEDARGVLRCDMAEGGTLACLAYALLLMLTCTVYAVKARGVPETFNEAKPIGFAMYTTCVVWLAFGPIFFGAAQSAERTLVQILV
- the ZWINT gene encoding ZW10 interactor isoform X1; translation: MEPLCIPSQCHQSGPSPRPFQSGGALPPARGGGGGLAFTHGHWRGNPSVRAVPRGDWWRKAAGGARSGGRRLAAAAGTGGDWWRRAAGGARSGGGRLVGRGGSAGGSSDGGGGRAAARAAGFSGRWRHSRPPWPWRRRTATSRPVSWLSILWPHGCPQDTRRKQKLLLTQLRVLCQLLGVIESPGPHLAPLAPCEAGALAQARERWRELKAECEEVLGGALPSALTRLRKGQCLLQRLQGALEARLQQKEELEAELREALERREQLRGRVAEQRQERLSRQEALRHCQEAALRAEASCRLYRMLTGGAGGCPPPRGAPVMERPPPAHHLHHSPQGAPLPAAPPSD
- the ZWINT gene encoding ZW10 interactor isoform X2, which encodes MHPFPVPPVRPLSPPLPKWWRAAPSEGGGGGACLHTRSLAGQPVSEGGAARRLVEEGGGRSEKRWQEIGCGSGDGRRLVEEGGGRGEKRWRAIGGPRWQRGRKQRWWRRAGCGARGGRWRHSRPPWPWRRRTATSRPVSWLSILWPHGCPQDTRRKQKLLLTQLRVLCQLLGVIESPGPHLAPLAPCEAGALAQARERWRELKAECEEVLGGALPSALTRLRKGQCLLQRLQGALEARLQQKEELEAELREALERREQLRGRVAEQRQERLSRQEALRHCQEAALRAEASCRLYRMLTGGAGGCPPPRGAPVMERPPPAHHLHHSPQGAPLPAAPPSD
- the ZWINT gene encoding ZW10 interactor isoform X3; the protein is MHPFPVPPVRPLSPPLPKWWRAAPSEGGGGGACLHTRSLAGQPVSEGGAARRLVEEGGGRSEKRWQEIGCGSGDGRRLVEEGGGRGEKRWRAIGGPRWQRGRKQRWWRRAGCGARGGFLRTLAALEAALALEEENSDIPARVLVEHLVDTRRKQKLLLTQLRVLCQLLGVIESPGPHLAPLAPCEAGALAQARERWRELKAECEEVLGGALPSALTRLRKGQCLLQRLQGALEARLQQKEELEAELREALERREQLRGRVAEQRQERLSRQEALRHCQEAALRAEASCRLYRMLTGGAGGCPPPRGAPVMERPPPAHHLHHSPQGAPLPAAPPSD
- the ZWINT gene encoding ZW10 interactor isoform X6; this encodes MCPWGGGPRVPATLAALEAALALEEENSDIPARVLVEHLVDTRRKQKLLLTQLRVLCQLLGVIESPGPHLAPLAPCEAGALAQARERWRELKAECEEVLGGALPSALTRLRKGQCLLQRLQGALEARLQQKEELEAELREALERREQLRGRVAEQRQERLSRQEALRHCQEAALRAEASCRLYRMLTGGAGGCPPPRGAPVMERPPPAHHLHHSPQGAPLPAAPPSD
- the ZWINT gene encoding ZW10 interactor isoform X5; translation: MVEAGGLRRARRTLAALEAALALEEENSDIPARVLVEHLVDTRRKQKLLLTQLRVLCQLLGVIESPGPHLAPLAPCEAGALAQARERWRELKAECEEVLGGALPSALTRLRKGQCLLQRLQGALEARLQQKEELEAELREALERREQLRGRVAEQRQERLSRQEALRHCQEAALRAEASCRLYRMLTGGAGGCPPPRGAPVMERPPPAHHLHHSPQGAPLPAAPPSD
- the ZWINT gene encoding ZW10 interactor isoform X4, translating into MEPLCIPSQCHQSGPSPRPFQSGGALPPARGGGGGLAFTHGHWRGNPSVRAVPRGDWWRKAAGGARSGGRRLAAAAGTGGDWWRRAAGGARSGGGRLVGRGGSAGGSSDGGGGRAAARAAGFSGRWRHSRPPWPWRRRTATSRPVSWLSILWPHGCPQDTRRKQKLLLTQLRVLCQLLGVIESPGPHLAPLAPCEAGALAQARERWRELKAECEEVLGGALPSALTRLRKGQCLLQRLQGALEARLQQKEELEAELREALERREQVSRCSCGGAWRSSGRSGSAGRRRCGTARRRP